In a genomic window of Aeromicrobium panaciterrae:
- a CDS encoding GNAT family N-acetyltransferase — protein sequence MELRAATVEDADAIADIWHRGWHDGHAGNVPEAMYKYRQAEHFHTLANSRIAITTVAVIDDRIAGFVTVHDDEVEQVYVDASARGSGVADAILSHGERTVAETYDVAWLAVVAGNARARRFYERSGWADTGSFEYSAETEDGPFTAPVRRYEKRLR from the coding sequence GAGGATGCTGACGCGATCGCCGACATCTGGCATCGCGGATGGCACGACGGACACGCGGGGAATGTGCCGGAGGCGATGTACAAGTACCGCCAAGCCGAGCACTTCCATACGCTCGCCAACTCGCGGATCGCCATCACAACCGTTGCGGTCATCGACGATCGCATTGCCGGCTTCGTGACTGTCCATGACGACGAGGTCGAGCAGGTGTACGTCGACGCGTCAGCCCGTGGCAGTGGAGTCGCTGACGCGATCCTGAGTCACGGCGAGCGGACCGTCGCCGAGACGTACGACGTTGCCTGGCTCGCCGTTGTCGCGGGCAACGCGCGAGCGCGTCGCTTCTACGAGCGCAGCGGGTGGGCCGACACCGGCTCGTTTGAATACTCGGCCGAGACCGAGGACGGACCCTTCACTGCACCGGTCAGGCGCTACGAGAAGCGCCTGCGCTGA